From Gossypium raimondii isolate GPD5lz chromosome 11, ASM2569854v1, whole genome shotgun sequence:
attttgttttaaataaatgtgttGAACCTTTTCATCTGCTCcgaattttatcattttgttcgaaaaaaaaacaagtgaaTTTTGTTGGCTTGcaaagtcaaaatcaaaattttgatttcggAGGTTGTTCTCAGTTGtggtttaaaatatttgaacatGTTTTGTATGATAATGATTTTGAATTGCTTCGTGTTCTTTCTATGATGTCTGTCATAAGATTGTCAAACCAAATTGAAATGGAAAGAGAAAACCCTATCTTTGATCCCGGTGAACTTTGTTTTATATCATTGTCTAAGGGACTTGGATTTTGGAATTCTAACTTTTGAGGTTATGCCTTTCGACTATTTTGTGGTTCGGGTTTGTTTCCAACAAAGAACAAGGTAAGATCCACTGCGACTTTTGATCCTAGCATTGGATTAAGTGTTCAATTGCTAAATCATTATGAGAAGGTAATATCAACTTCTATTTTTGATCCCGATATCAGTTTAAGCATTCCAAGTTTGGATGGGTTGTCAAAAAGTTATATTGTGCCTACTGTTTATAATGTCacttatttgtttcatttttatgtAGGTGACAATTTGAGATGGTGTCCATCTAAAGAGGGAGGGCGTGCAACtacatttctttcttttcgacCCATTTGTGATTCTAACATTTTTGGCAACTACCTTGCCAGGTTAATGAACAAAGGTGTTCGTGATGATGACAAATTTTTCGcgagcaagtggcccgatttaAGGACAAATCGTCTTCAAGAGGGAGGGATGATACGAACCTAGTCGCATCATGTTACAATACAACTCGACAACCTCAGAATTGTCCTAagctcgaggggcccaagtgcaaaatgaagcttaatttcagctcaatgagTTCAATTCTAGCTTCTTCAAGCTTGTCTAGTTCAACCCAAGCTCATTTAGCTTCAACCCATTtttaatttgctggaataagtatttagttgttggaataaattactcatcttagttaattgagttcatcttagttaattaagttgctggaataaattactcatctttgttaatttagttgttggaataatttattattgcatgtgttttttaagtttattaaattaagttaagtgttaaatgtgtttatttatagtttattaattaagcttattaagtctaatatgtgttaaaatgtgtttaatatgtttaatgtgtttttaatgtgtttgtttGTAGGTGACTAATCAGCTGGAAACAGTTATGTACAAGGGTTGTTACAAAGTGTTAATTGTGACTATTCAGTTGGAACCAGTTACATACAAGGGGTTGTTACATCAATTAAAGGAGAGCACTATACATCATTTAAAGGAGCTGTTATATCATTTAAGGGAAAGCATTATACATCCTTTAAAATTCGGTAGCCTATTCTTCTTCTCCATGGTGTCTATTTGATTGTCCAAGGGAGAGTTTAAAGCTATTCATAAAACTCTTTGGCTGCTCAAGAATGAAACCTAAGCATTCAAGCTCATTTAATAAACTGCTATTGATAGTTGTTGTCACTTAGGCCTAGAATTTCAAGAGTTAGTGCTTAGtgattaagttttatttcaGCTTATTATTAGCTCATTTAAGCTAAACAATTGTGACTTTTTAGCTAGGCCTTatctagcattataaatactTGTAATCAGCTCATTGTTAGGGACTTTTTGCTTATTGTTGAATGTTTATAACATttgtgagtttttcaactctctTATTTCGTTAAGACTCAAGGTGACTTATCTAGCATAACTAGTGGTGTCAACCTtgtttctttgaacttatcactcaattcaagtgtggcgttcaccccaTTGATATATTTGGTTCCTATCTTCCTAGATAGCGGGTCAGGATCCTATCTTCTATCTTCCATCCATTTAAGTGTCGTATAAGGTTCGGGTCAATACTCTCTTTAGTATTGGTTCTTCCTTGACCTTAAGCCTATTCCATCCCGTCGAACTTTTCCATTTCCAAGTTATCTTATTTCCTTGTTAGCCGAATCGTTAACAacattcatttaaccattttccATCATCATTGTACTTAACAAACCATTCTCAACATATTCCTAACCTTTGAACCATCCTTTCAACCTTTTTTTCCCTCCACTTAACCGAATTACCAACTATTTCAAGTACGAACGATACTTCTCCATTTTACAATCGGGCAATCTAAACGACTAAAATCATCACCGAGGCGAGTTCGTATCAGTATGAATTGTGATGTAAGCATGAATATGTATGCATTGACTCTGTAAATAAACTATAATATGCATGTGAAGTAAAATATGTCAATTACGTTAAGGCTGCTATAATTATGCTACATATATGTTTCACTAATGCTTGATGAACtgtttgcatggtagttgttctaggtattactaagcttgttaagctcactcACTCCCTTCTTAAACCATTACAAATTAGTCGTGTGCCGATGTGAGCGGTGTGGTTTCCGAGGGGTGACAcaagtaagtcattttcatttttccataGGTGTTATTGTTAATTGTTTACGttttgggaataaggcaatgtggtaaaCTTTTATTAGTATTTGTCATGATGTTTTTTGATGCTTCCATAGTCTATTTGTTCTTAGGATTATGAGATTTGTTTCTTAATATGTTGATTATTACTTGGAcctaattttgatgtttgaaatCGTTGATATGGACGATTTGATGTTTTATTCGGTATAGTATTGGATGCATGACGAATAAGATTTGGTGTTGGAATGGTCAGTGGGCTTATATGTGTTGTATTTTTTAGGTCTGAaatagaggtatcgatatttgtGTGTTAAAAATGATACTTCTATGATTTTGAAATATACAGGAAGTCAGAATCATAAATTGGTATCGGTACCATATCATGAGTATCAATACTcagggtaaaattactgataCTTTTCGTAATGTACTGATAATTTCGggtgttttatttttgggtgagaaacaaaatgttgttttggtatcgattttctattcaatatcgataccaaataaaggaaatatcgatacctaatTACCAGTGTTGATACATATGTACTTGATtggaaaattttgctaagtggcCCTTATGTATGTACAAATGTTTAGCAAGACTTAATGGTAATTAGGAGCATGTTTCACTTAAAACTTGAGCAAATACTAAAATGGATGACGTTTCTTTTAGAATGAGTTTTTAACTGTTTTGAATGACATGAAATGATGGTACGACATCATGATATTTGGGCTCGATGACTGGGttgagtatagggtgttacaacacGCTTGAGCACCAAGTGCCAAGCTTGAAGGCTTTACATCTGCCCTCAGTAACACGCCAGAATCACTATAATATAACTCGATAATTTGCAAgaaatgctgaacctcggtaTATTTAGTGTATAAACACAAATCAGGTATCGTCACCTTGTCACATACCAATCTTGTACAATGCACATTATAACCtcttggcatgccaatcgtactCTATCCTATGTTCATCCGACCCAAGAAATATCATGCTAAACAGTGTTCCaacaattaaccaaatcaaTTTATACTAATTTACATTCAACATTCAACAaccaatttcacattaaatatgcatttcaaattaaattaagttaaaccAAACGGTATTACCAGGGGTAAACTGCAAAGTTTGTAAAAGTTCAGGACTAGTTAGtaactttccattttccttggatttctacttgttcttgatctacaaaataatcgatttcattttattaacctaaattgcatataatattcaatttagtacaaaTGTTTCctatttacaaattttcacACTTGTCCCAAACTTTtatactttattcaatttggtccttatgaCTAACACAAGCTTATTTCTcacaattaaactttaaatccATTGAACCTAATTTTTAACCACTTTAGGATGgcattataattttgaatttgtcaAGACAAACCatgtctattttaattttattttcaatttaatcactaaacatgaaaattaataaaaaccacTTTACAAACTAGATCAAAATTATCATCAAGCTTCATGCTCAAGAACCAACATTAAAAACACTTCAAGAACATCAATGGAAATTTTCTAAACGTTTgacgatttcacaatttatcCCTTAATTTAGCTAGATATCAAGACAACAatcacaaaaatacaaaatatatgaaaaacaagTCAAGAAAACACTTATATGCACAAACTTTTGTTTAACCGAAACTCAAGcttcttcttcaaatttttcGTGGAGAaccaaaaatgaagatgattcCTCcactaacttttattttattattttaatctttttatctatttttattaatattgttttttaaacaaataaacatatattaatgaCAATTGACCCTTAACATAAATATGGCTAAATTTCCATAAAAACCATTATGCTTTCAATCAACTTATTAACTTTTAACTGTTATCTTTAGCAAGCTTTActatttagtcccttttctttaattaactaaccaaaaattaaaattattgggccaaaatttaatatgacactAATGACcttgtaaatataaattatttaatatttacgggctGACacgttggatttgtggtcccaaaaccgcTGTTCTGTCACCACTGAAAAGCGGGCTGTTACATAAGTTCCCCTTAGTTTGAGAGAATTGTTCCTTAGCCTCCAAGTTGATTTTTGACtatttccccctttttttttctcttttaatcaTGTTACCCTTGTTTTTAAGGTATTAATCATTCTACTCCACTGGACGTAGAATTCTGGTGGAACATACTactttttgtttgaatttcgAAATTGAAGATTGTGCTCCATCGTACTAAATCAAATCTAGTTGAGCGGAAGGCTTCTCTTCACTACTCTTTTCTCTATACTTCAAGTTTTCATCATTTGATACATACAAACAATATAGAGAGGAAACTAACAAGTAAATCCGaactaactttaaaattaataaaaatcaaacaaaattcatGTAAAACATAATGAatccaaaaaattataaaattcaataaaaattaacctaaattccCAATTTACCTCctaaaatactataaaatatatactagCATAACTCTAAATATGAGATTTATCAAATAATGaatgttttttctttaaattctaTGATGAACTATTTAATTAATGATTGATAGAGAAGTTAGGTTTTGATTCAAGTTAGAAAGCATGTGTTTAATGTTTGATGTGATTattcaattgaattgaaaattttattaaactagaATTGAAAACTCTAGTTAAAAACTTAGGTAGATGAGGTCAAGAGAAGATTTTATTATGTAAAGTTCAATTCTATTGTGTTGAATGGTGAGACCTAGAGGTAATTCGTTAACTAGGTGAAACTGAGAGGAGAACCTAGGTTAATCTTGTGCCTGATTTAATCAACTCCTAATCGAACAATCAACCATCATTTTACTCGTTGTGTTAACTTCTtcattaataaagaaaatcctTTAAAATAGTTACTTTATAAATTCTTGTAGTTTAGTTCTATGTTAATGCATATATCgactataataaaaatttggaattttaatACATGTTACTTGTTGAACTAGTAAGGTTGTAAGTGCATATCCACTCATTATTTGTAGACAATCTTTGAGGATACAATCCTTGGAATATTGCCATGTATTCCATTGTAAACATTTTTTCATACTATAATTTGATTCTGTTATACTTACAGATTGCTAGTGCTTAAAGtgaaatttaatatgtttttgggTGATAAGTATACACGAGTTAAGTTTTTAGTGCCATTATCGAGAATCAAACCCCAATCACCCACGTGATAGGCTAGAATACTTACCActtcatttgaaatttaggtTGATTGGTGTTCCTCAATTTTTTGTTTGTAggtgttaaataaaaaaatcattaaaaattcataaaaatatattaaaaatccaGTTCAACTGCCCCTTTTTAACCAATCTATACCAATCCCTTGTCAACTGGTTCAATATCCTTCTTGGAACGAATACCCTAGCCAGTTTTTTACCTTATCCAGTCCAGTCCGATTCaaacaactttataaaaaaacttaggtaccaaattagaaaaaagtgtCAAATTCATGTACTAAATTagactaaaaaaaaaactaaacaccaaattttaaaaaaatgtcaaattcatgtaccaaatattatattgagattttttctttaatataccaaagaaaagggaagaaaaagacATTATTGGTCTTTGTATTAATCGTATGGGCCTAAATCAATAACCCTAAGCAAATCTATGgcccaaaaaagaagaaaaggtacaaaaagaaaatcataatgTTGCATCGGCCTAAAAAGAGATATTGTTGCACACAGAATCCAATAAAAGACAGATCTAATGAAATCAAGCAAATAGCTCATCATGTTTCCTAACAAGGatactaatgttgaaaaaaggGGTCCATGGATCCCCATATTTTCAACATCCACCGTGGCCGAATGCAAATGCAGGTAAGCGACACTTGAAATGTTACATCACTATTTAATAACAGAGAAAGACATAAGATGAGCAGAAGAAACAAGCCAAATTTATGGTGCTTGAacggttttttttttgtttcttcccCTTCTCTGTTGTGCTAATGTCCCTAGCTTCCCTTGTTCTCTTAAAGTTATAATGGAAGAAATACCTCTTTAAAAATCCTAACAactgtttttcttttcactttaaattttgttatcgAGAACAATTATTTACAAACAATAGATACAGTTGAAGATGAAAAGTGAGATTCCCTTGGTCATTTGTTCAAGTTGAGCTTCATTTTTGAGAGGATCAAGATCAAGGTATTAACATTATATAATTGACGGGTCAATCATTAGCTTTAGGTTTCCATAAGCGCAGGTAACATGCTTTAGTCAATTAACAAAATcctcaaatatgtatatataatgacAATCCACTGATGAGGAAATAATACACTTGAATATGTAGCTGAAGTGCTGAACTACAATTGTCTATATCAGTTATAAATTGAAGGCAACTTATAGGACATAAGCTGGAACCGGGAAGCTCTCTGACCATCTTCTATCCAAGTAGTGACGATTTATAAGTAGAGGCCGACACATTTACCCTGTCAGAAGGGGACCAAGCTATTTTTGTGGTGCACTGTGGACAATTGGGGGGAGGGTCGGCACTTTATTTTTGTTGTCATTTTGGCTTTTTCCTCTCATTATGATGTTGTGCCTTGAAAATTTAGGTTTACTTGTTGTACACAAAGTGCTTGTTCTTCGATTCcttatgaatattaattttcaatccTTAAGCATTCAAATGcccaattattaaaaaaaaaaaaaaaacaattcaatgGTGTCTCAAGTTTGGATGTGGCATTTCGAAATATCATGCTGTGTTTTAGAAAATCTTAGAGATCATTTTCCAATACTGGATGAACTATTAAGGAGAAGCATTGATTTCTTTTCATGCTACTATACTCTCATTTCCTTGGTTAATGAGAGAGCCTAGAGCTTTCCTCTTGCAACAACTTTTACTAGAGAGATGAGAGAAGATAGGTACAGTGGCAACTGCTAAATGGACAAATTGATTGATTGTTCTGACTACTGAGTGAagtcccatttatgtgtttgtGAAGGCTGGATAAGAAAATTCAGAATATAGACAAAGAACTTGTCGGAAGCATTCTCCAGGGTATGATCATCATGGCATGCTTTCTGAGAAATCATATCAATGAGTCTGTCAGATCTGAATAGACCATGGGATACAGTGGACAAAGGCAtataactttcaacttcaatggtaCAAGAATATATGAAGACTATGCTTGTCACAGGTGAATTTCATTGGCAGTTTCCTGCAAGTGGCAGATTGAATATTCAACATACCATCTGCATATAGGATGGCTAGCCAGAGAGAAGTCTCAGCAGACCATCTGTTTCAATTGACtttgccttttctttttcttatatatataactctAAAACTGTTGAATGAAATGAACTGCTTCTTATCGTTCAAAAGTACTTTCTAAAAGAAGGATGAAACTTCACAGATATCATCATATGACGTcctttcattttgtttcaagtgtttttaaattataaacaaagaaccaatattttaattttgtatatagCTTCGGTTTCTTCAACTTCGCATCAATCATCACTTATATTGGTTTGCTTTTCAACCGGAAATTTCATGGCTTTGAATCGGTTGTTTGTtgttaaaacaataaatattgaAGTAGCAAAAGAGTgcatatattattaaaatgtagtGGCCAGCAAATTCCCACCGTATTGTCCTGGAAAAGGCATAATCACCCCAGGAAATGAAAGAAACAAGTGGATAAAACTGTGAAGTCATTTCAGTTTCTTCAAATCCAGAAAATATCACATCTTTGATATGAGCAACACAACGCATAATTGCAGATATACAAGATCAAAACAGTCACTCAAAGGAAAACGAATAATCCAAATCTAGGGTTACTTCCATTTTCTCCATAATTGCACATCACCTTTACAAGTGAACCTACTCTATATTGTTCATCATACCTAGCAATCAAATCAAACGACGATCCTATCCCCTCTAagttctctttttttctttttcatcatcttgATGTTGACAATTAAAAACTAAAGTCTCTATCCAATTTTTCCTTTCTATGGCGTTGATTAAACAACATTCTGTTTCCTGGGTTTTCTATTACTTCAGGTGCTGAAGACGTTTCCTTCTTCGCTGGATATTCTTGCAGAATCCATCAGTTTCTCGTATGAAGAATTGCTTGTTACTCTTGACAGTAGAGAAGAATCTGctggaaaaaaaaaggttcaatCAGTGCTTAAGATTTTTAACGCTCACAAATTAGCGTAAATCGTATACTAGTTAGAAATTTAAGACGATTTTAACTATACCTGTAGAAGATGCATTGCTTAACTTCTCCTGTGAAGAATCACTTGTACATCTCGATAACCTAGAAGATTCTGCTGCCAACACAAGGAAAACAAGCTAAGGATCGAATTCCGAAATATGCCTAAAgtttatgattaatttaaacCCAATTTAATTAGCTAATAATTAGCACCTCTTGATGAGTTCAAAGATTTCTTGCAATGCAAAATGGAGCTTTCGATCCCATCATGCTGCAATAGCAGAGAATCGTCTCTCCTACTAATGGGCGATGTCGCAGACGAGGTTGATCTACTCTTTCCCAATTGCTTGCAAACCCCTCTAAGATTCCCTTGTTTCTCCTCTATGGAGAATACCGTTGCCGGAGATGACATCGGTAACTCACCTGAGACTCTTATCTTGTCAATTAGACTGTTCCTTTTGGACAATGGCTTGATTTTATTCAAGTATTTTTGCATCAGATCTTTCAACAATCTCTTTGCGGAATCGTCCTCTATTTTCCCTTTGATTTTCCGGGAGCTACTTTCCATGGTGAAGATCGGGAAGTTTGGAGACTTATCCGTTTTGATATTAGCTTTGAGATGCTGGTTGCTACCTTATTTTTCATGCTTTGGGGTCTCCATAGAAATACCAATCAATTCAGCTTTGTCTTCTAATGTGCTACTGCTATTTGCCATTGACTTCGACTTCCTCAAGGTAAAGACTCGAAATTTTGGAGCTGATTTTAACAAAGCTATGGGGGATTGAGGCTTGGAGCTTGGCTCAATTGGgatgatttttcttttggagAAGTTATCATTGGGAGAAAAAGAACGAGGTTGTTCTTCCTTGGAGTCAAATCTCTTGTCGCCATTAACACCGTTTTCTTCGCGGCAGTTGCCATCAACATTTCCCTTGTCGCTAAATTCATGCACAGGAAGCTGCAAATCGAAGAAAGAGTCGTCCCCTTCATCCAACTCGTGATCTGAAGCAATCAAAGCCTTTGGAACCTCGGAGGTGCTGCTGTTACCACCACATGGTTGAGCTCGATTCTCTTTGTGACCAACATTGCTAGGTCTCCAAAAGCTAATGAAATTAAGAGCTTCCATGGTAACGGAAAAGCAAAGACAGagagagagaaacaaaagaaagaaccTTTAGAGGGGGAGGCGGTTAATCTTTTATCTCGCTCTTAACAGTAGTTGAAAATAGTGTTTCAAGGGCGAGCAGTGAGTGAAGAAGCTTTATAAGTTCAAGTTTGCTTGTTTTAACTTGCGTGGTATACATGGAATAGCAGTGGTGGTTCAGAGCAAGTGACGGAGCTTGCGAGAGTGTGAAAGAGAGACAACACTTCGCAAAAAAATGCAATGTAATGACTGAAAAAGTTTATAGTTTTAGTAGTCTtgcgattttcaaaatttgagccaTTGGGCTGAACAGCCTTTTTTTACAACCCTTAACACTTGTCAGTTCATTTTTTTCAACCCCATGCGCATTTctccatcatcatcattatgatattttaatatttccttTTTCGACCGTTTATCTTGTGTTTTTTAACCTCACATTGGTTTAGGTaatcttatattatattttaggtaaactcagattttacaattacattcttctatttgaattttaaatattattttgagtaaCATTTAATGTGGGATCGAAATTCAacagaattatttttttaaattaatacaaattaacTACATAGAGAATTTAGCCATACAATCAGCAATTTCGTCTAACTCCCTATGAATGTGTTGCATGATCCAATCCCTAACATTTGCTAAAAGTTGATGATTTCTTCTAATGAGGGTAAAGTTTGAATCAATCAAGGAGGAATCATGAATAGCCTTAACCAACGCCAAACTATATGCTTGAATCATGATGCcttcaaattgtttatcttGGATAAGGGACATCTCGTCGAGGATGGCCCACAATTCAACATCAAAGATGGAATATTGtcccaaaaatttattatatcccATAATCCAATCCCCATTTCCATACCTTAATACTCCCCCAGTTGCAACAATTCTGGACACATATTGTAACACACCATTAGTGCATAATTTATTCCAATTCTCTGCCATATGAATGAATGGCCTCGACGTCTGTTGTCTAAACAGATCTTTCCTATAAAAAGAAGCAAATTGTTTTGCCCAAGTGTGTGAATTCTTAACAATGTCACTTGCTTTCCAAGGAACCCCTTGGAAGATGaaaagattttgatttttccatATTATCTAggttatcaaaccaaataatcTCGACCAAACAACCTCGCCCATAACTAGTTTAGAAGGACTGAGTATATTAAACTTAACCCAATCATGAAGATTACTTGCAAAGAAACGCCTACGTAGCTCATTCGGTAAAACTTGTATCTAAGTTTTGTCACACCCCAAATCTGGCAAATCCAATTAGAAGGCATGTAGGTGTAAAGACATTTGTTTGGTGTAGTGTAGTCCACCCATTTGCAGTATTGTAACGAGTAATAATTGGCTTAAAGTATCCGTCGTGGAAGTAATTAAAGATTTTTGATATGAGGATTGCGCGCAGaacaagatcgagttgccaagtcacgaggaaactcctacgaggctctatcgaacagatctgaaatcaAAACGACAAATAAGATTAAAAGTAATTCAGAACGAAATTAAATCCCCAAAACCAACTAAGACCAGCCAAGAATCAAAGAACTTATGAATAGATGTTATTTTGGAATGCAAGAACACGAAATCGATCTCCAAGATTGATTTCCCAACCAGCCGAATCTGTTAAAGAACaccaaaacagaaaacaaatcaaaacgATCAGATtgctaaaaaaatataaaggttGGTGCGacaagaaggaaagaaagaaatcgaTGGAATAAAACGATTCGGGAGGTGAACAAAGGTTACGATTCGgcccaattgaacacccaaGTTGATTTCCCCAAATTCCAGCAACCGAATGGCCCCCAATCAGAATATGTAAGGAACgacaagaaccctagaaattggggatttaaGGCCGATTCCTTGCTACCAACAAGACTGATTCCTTGCTGCCAACAAGAGAAAGATTTATCGATTCTTTAAGATGGAAAGGGctgaaaacaaaacaagaagagaaaatagACCAATAAAGAATCGGCA
This genomic window contains:
- the LOC105788112 gene encoding LOW QUALITY PROTEIN: membrane-associated kinase regulator 5 (The sequence of the model RefSeq protein was modified relative to this genomic sequence to represent the inferred CDS: substituted 1 base at 1 genomic stop codon), which gives rise to MEALNFISFWRPSNVGHKENRAQPCGGNSSTSEVPKALIASDHELDEGDDSFFDLQLPVHEFSDKGNVDGNCREENGVNGDKRFDSKEEQPRSFSPNDNFSKRKIIPIEPSSKPQSPIALLKSAPKFRVFTLRKSKSMANSSSTLEDKAELIGISMETPKHEKXGSNQHLKANIKTDKSPNFPIFTMESSSRKIKGKIEDDSAKRLLKDLMQKYLNKIKPLSKRNSLIDKIRVSGELPMSSPATVFSIEEKQGNLRGVCKQLGKSRSTSSATSPISRRDDSLLLQHDGIESSILHCKKSLNSSRESSRLSRCTSDSSQEKLSNASSTDSSLLSRVTSNSSYEKLMDSARISSEEGNVFST